A genomic region of Penaeus vannamei isolate JL-2024 unplaced genomic scaffold, ASM4276789v1 unanchor4902, whole genome shotgun sequence contains the following coding sequences:
- the LOC138861355 gene encoding uncharacterized protein yields MATPEANLTGVRGSSEVSPGHAPPPRHLHNFNTFQFVSQLVSATPPYLFNMSAPFPGNFFSDLLRRMAPRAGTPGLPPDQTLQQHIRAALLAKSAPPPPPSLPPTVMPPPLDLAAATHRTPAPPPSLHHDKGLKRSLFSDVSALSSSEDSEGGAKRPRLESEGREADQHPPEGLPAPFLMQAPFLHSSVPPPHDVLNPWSARASLLRPQVPLAAHVPPTPLDPYRLLLDLRLAGQLRTMAATQALHNKDASLGAAGGGGGLGLHPPVSSSHSSLSSSKGRSSPPLSDVRPPRDDPPPATAPTSVGVLQAGEDRVSAFHPPARPHNDPADTSDEEAGERRSCSRSSSGSASSAREGLGPQYIFKHLTQIYRTIDGHKVEGGGDGGEEPRLEDARKELLRPGSPEQNRAVNRCGDGQHEIRSDVGRDDGRTKEG; encoded by the coding sequence ATGGCGACGCCCGAGGCCAACCTGACGGGCGTGCGGGGGTCGAGCGAGGTCAGCCCCggccacgccccccctccccgccacctccACAACTTCAACACGTTCCAGTTCGTGTCTCAGCTCGTGTCGGCGACGCCCCCGTACCTGTTCAACATGTCGGCGCCCTTCCCGGGGAACTTCTTCAGCGACCTCCTGCGCAGGATGGCGCCGCGGGCGGGCACCCCGGGCCTGCCCCCCGACCAGACGCTGCAGCAGCACATCCGCGCCGCCCTGCTCGCCAAGAGcgcccccccgccgccgccctcgctgcCGCCCACCGTCATGCCGCCGCCCCTCGACCTCGCCGCCGCCACACACcgcacgcccgcgccgccgccctcGCTGCACCACGACAAGGGGCTCAAGCGCTCGCTCTTCTCGGACGTGTCGGCGCTGAGCTCCAGCGAGGACAGCGAGGGCGGCGCCAAGAGGCCGCGGCTGGAGAGCGAGGGGCGCGAGGCCGACCAGCACCCTCCCGAGGGCCTGCCCGCGCCCTTCCTCATGCAGGCGCCCTTCCTGCACTCGTCCGTGCCGCCGCCGCATGATGTCCTGAATCCGTGGTCCGCCAGGGCGTCCCTCCTGCGCCCGCAGGTGCCCCTGGCGGCCCACGTGCCACCCACGCCCCTGGACCCATACCGCCTGCTGCTGGACCTGAGGCTCGCAGGCCAACTGCGCACCATGGCGGCGACGCAGGCGCTGCACAACAAGGACGCCTCCCTAGGGGCTgcaggagggggcggaggactCGGCCTGCACCCGCCGGTGTCCTCGTCGCACTCGTCGCTCTCCTCCAGCAAAGGGCGCAGCTCCCCGCCGCTGTCCGACGTCCGGCCCCCGCGCGACGACCCCCCGCCGGCGACCGCACCGACGTCCGTGGGCGTCCTGCAGGCCGGCGAGGACCGCGTGTCGGCCTTCCACCCACCGGCGCGCCCGCACAACGACCCGGCCGACACGAGCGACGAGGAGGCCGGCGAGAGGCGCAgctgcagcaggagcagcagcggcAGCGCCAGCAGCGCCAGGGAGGGCCTGGGCCCGCAGTACATCTTCAAGCACCTCACACAGATCTACCGCACGATCGACGGCCACAAGGTGGAGGGCGGCGGCGACGGGGGCGAGGAGCCGCGCCTCGAGGACGCCCGCAAGGAGCTGCTGCGCCCCGGTTCGCCCGAGCAGAACCGCGCCGTGAACCGGTGCGGCGACGGCCAGCACGAGATCCGGTCCGACGTGGGGCGGGACGACGGCCGCACGAAAGAGGGTTGA